The proteins below are encoded in one region of Berryella intestinalis:
- a CDS encoding cyanophycin synthetase family protein, which produces MDRPVRIERIVVRRDRIVCEVAIPDPRMRRTTPILSRRALDSYPTLAHHACINEKGKTFGAVIEGTSVPHLLEHMIIDEQVRRSSCDAASFTGTTRWVDEDAGVARIEVSFADDLCALASAKEAEHRLNDAMRRCFQ; this is translated from the coding sequence ATGGATCGTCCGGTTAGGATCGAGCGCATCGTCGTTCGGCGCGATCGGATCGTGTGCGAGGTCGCGATCCCCGACCCTCGGATGCGGCGCACTACACCGATTCTTTCCCGCCGCGCGCTGGATTCCTACCCGACCCTCGCGCATCATGCCTGTATCAATGAGAAGGGGAAGACCTTCGGTGCCGTGATCGAGGGCACCTCGGTTCCCCATCTGCTGGAGCACATGATCATCGACGAGCAGGTTCGGCGCTCATCGTGCGATGCGGCGTCGTTCACGGGGACGACGCGCTGGGTCGACGAGGACGCGGGAGTGGCTCGCATCGAGGTGAGCTTCGCCGACGACCTGTGCGCGCTGGCTTCCGCCAAAGAGGCGGAACACCGCTTAAACGACGCAATGAGAAGGTGTTTTCAATGA
- a CDS encoding sensor histidine kinase, translating to MRPRVLTSEMVLVAIAIVSGLLIVWMGYSDTGDVKLQIIAGIVFTLSLLAFIRLLMDPDSVRARQSDSVLRIASQTLRCTTDGLTQSAAQEICELLLPATAAIAVAITDREDILGYAGYTDGNSIQGRKIRTRATHLTLDDGITRILDSPEDIGLPHASRIKGAIIVPLYIGRDIRGTLKFYYRHSRQISQTQESMAVGFAELLSTQMAASALEEQTRLATSMELKALQAQINPHFLFNTINTIASLIRTDPAKARVLLRDFAVFYRRTLEDSADLIALEREVEQVQRYFSFEVARFGEGRLQLDLDIDPAVGTMMVPSFLVQPLVENSVRHAMPAEGRLTVRVSGHIEEGNVVIRISDDGVGMTDERRNTIMYPESSTGLGIAVKNVRDRMKGYFGADARMDIQSVLGEGTVVSFVLGRQSLDASVIEGASCEVEPVELDRDAESMRPLAENDPAGYRALKTSLGD from the coding sequence ATGCGTCCGCGCGTCCTTACCTCGGAGATGGTGCTGGTCGCCATCGCCATCGTATCGGGCCTGCTCATCGTTTGGATGGGTTATTCCGATACGGGCGATGTCAAGCTGCAGATCATCGCGGGCATCGTTTTCACGCTCTCGCTCCTCGCATTCATCCGCCTGCTGATGGACCCCGACTCGGTGCGCGCGCGCCAGTCCGACTCGGTGCTGCGCATCGCCAGTCAGACGCTGCGCTGCACCACCGACGGCCTCACCCAGAGCGCGGCCCAGGAGATCTGCGAACTGCTGCTTCCCGCCACCGCGGCCATCGCCGTGGCCATCACCGACCGCGAGGACATTCTGGGGTATGCCGGCTACACCGATGGGAACAGCATCCAAGGCCGCAAGATCCGTACCCGAGCAACCCATCTGACCTTGGATGACGGCATCACGCGCATTCTCGATTCCCCCGAAGACATCGGATTGCCCCACGCGTCGCGCATCAAGGGCGCCATCATCGTTCCGCTCTATATCGGCCGCGACATCCGCGGGACGCTGAAGTTCTACTACCGCCACTCGCGCCAGATCAGCCAGACCCAGGAGTCGATGGCGGTGGGATTTGCCGAGCTTCTGTCCACCCAGATGGCCGCGTCGGCTTTGGAAGAGCAGACGCGCCTGGCGACCAGCATGGAGTTGAAAGCGCTTCAGGCGCAGATCAACCCTCACTTCCTTTTCAATACCATCAACACCATCGCGTCTCTCATCCGTACCGATCCCGCGAAGGCTCGCGTTCTGCTGAGGGATTTCGCGGTGTTCTACCGGCGCACGCTGGAAGATTCCGCCGACCTCATCGCCCTCGAGCGCGAGGTCGAGCAGGTGCAGCGCTACTTCTCGTTCGAGGTGGCCCGCTTCGGAGAGGGGCGCCTGCAGCTCGATCTGGACATCGATCCGGCGGTGGGCACCATGATGGTCCCGTCGTTTCTGGTGCAGCCCCTCGTCGAGAATTCGGTGCGTCACGCCATGCCCGCCGAAGGCCGCCTGACGGTGAGGGTTTCGGGGCATATCGAAGAGGGCAACGTGGTCATCCGCATCAGTGACGACGGCGTGGGGATGACCGACGAGCGGCGCAACACCATCATGTATCCCGAGTCGTCGACCGGGCTGGGGATCGCGGTGAAAAACGTGCGCGATCGCATGAAGGGCTATTTCGGCGCCGATGCGCGGATGGACATCCAGAGCGTTTTGGGCGAGGGGACGGTCGTGTCGTTCGTGCTGGGCAGGCAGAGCCTGGACGCCTCTGTGATCGAAGGCGCATCGTGCGAGGTCGAGCCTGTGGAACTTGACCGCGATGCCGAGAGCATGCGCCCCTTGGCGGAAAACGACCCTGCGGGCTACCGTGCGCTGAAGACCTCGCTGGGCGACTGA
- a CDS encoding sulfite exporter TauE/SafE family protein produces the protein MLGHLALSILTGLFVGVSSGLLGIGGGTILVPVFRLLFGMSAMEATGTSLFSIVPTSVSGAAAHVRHGTCIPRLGLAMGLGGALTSPLGVFLASKSPGWAIMLMAAVIISMSAYSMFKKALALPGGKPPDASDAAAPVVEEACEPAAVMGSTLAKGAAIGLVAGLASGYVGVGGGFVMMPMMIGLLGIPMALASGTSLIAVTILAIPGVIEQGLMGNVDILAGIFVSLGTVPGAYVGARLIKKIPERVLRLAFGGFLIVASVLLVANEFFA, from the coding sequence ATGCTGGGGCATCTTGCACTGAGCATCCTGACCGGCCTGTTCGTCGGTGTGAGCTCCGGCCTTCTGGGGATAGGCGGGGGGACCATCCTCGTTCCCGTGTTCAGGCTGCTGTTCGGCATGAGCGCGATGGAGGCGACGGGCACCTCGCTGTTCTCCATCGTCCCCACGTCCGTTTCAGGAGCGGCGGCCCACGTCCGTCACGGCACCTGCATTCCGCGCCTCGGCCTCGCCATGGGCTTGGGCGGTGCGCTCACCTCGCCTTTGGGGGTGTTTTTGGCCAGCAAATCGCCCGGATGGGCCATCATGCTGATGGCTGCGGTTATCATTTCGATGTCGGCGTACAGCATGTTCAAGAAGGCGCTGGCGCTGCCGGGCGGGAAGCCCCCGGATGCTTCCGATGCGGCGGCGCCCGTTGTGGAAGAGGCCTGCGAGCCCGCTGCCGTTATGGGTTCGACCTTGGCCAAGGGGGCTGCGATCGGGTTGGTCGCCGGGTTGGCTTCGGGATACGTGGGCGTCGGCGGCGGGTTCGTCATGATGCCCATGATGATCGGGCTCCTGGGCATCCCGATGGCGCTCGCCTCGGGCACGTCGCTCATCGCCGTGACGATCCTGGCCATTCCCGGCGTCATCGAGCAGGGTCTCATGGGAAACGTCGATATTCTGGCGGGCATCTTCGTCTCGCTGGGGACGGTGCCGGGAGCGTATGTGGGGGCCCGCCTGATCAAGAAGATCCCCGAACGGGTGCTGCGCCTCGCATTCGGAGGGTTCCTCATCGTCGCATCCGTTTTGCTGGTCGCAAACGAGTTCTTCGCATAG
- a CDS encoding bile acid:sodium symporter family protein, whose amino-acid sequence MNALGRISDFAGKYMAIIALAVAIIAMVFPGPVHAAIPTSIVNTLLGIVMFGMGMTLKLADFKVVFTKPKAVITGIVAQFVIMPLLAFVLVFVFQLPAELAVGVILVGACPGGTSSNVMTYLAKGDVALSVGMTACTTIMAPIVTPALVLLLAGQTVDVNVVNMFLSIVQVVLVPIAAGFVISYFLPKVSEVGEKVLPLVSVVGISLIIMAVVSANAAKLLTVGPLVILVVMLHNVCGYALGYLAARALGLTKDQRRTLSIEVGMQNSGLATSLATVHFATMPLAAVPGAVFSVWHNISGAVYANILARSASEASKEA is encoded by the coding sequence ATGAACGCTTTGGGTAGGATCAGCGATTTCGCGGGAAAATACATGGCGATCATCGCCCTTGCGGTGGCCATTATCGCCATGGTTTTTCCCGGCCCCGTGCATGCGGCCATTCCGACTTCGATCGTGAACACGCTTCTGGGCATCGTGATGTTCGGCATGGGCATGACGCTCAAGCTGGCGGACTTCAAGGTGGTGTTCACGAAGCCCAAGGCCGTGATCACGGGCATCGTGGCCCAGTTCGTCATCATGCCGCTGCTCGCATTCGTGCTGGTATTCGTGTTCCAGCTGCCCGCCGAGCTTGCCGTGGGCGTCATCCTGGTCGGCGCGTGCCCCGGCGGCACCAGCTCCAACGTCATGACGTACCTGGCGAAGGGCGACGTGGCGCTGTCCGTCGGCATGACCGCCTGCACCACCATCATGGCCCCCATCGTGACGCCCGCCCTGGTCCTGCTTCTGGCGGGTCAGACGGTCGACGTGAATGTGGTGAACATGTTCCTGTCCATCGTGCAGGTGGTTCTGGTTCCCATCGCGGCCGGCTTCGTGATCAGCTACTTCCTTCCCAAGGTTTCGGAAGTGGGCGAGAAGGTCCTGCCGCTTGTGTCGGTCGTCGGCATCTCGCTCATCATCATGGCCGTGGTGTCTGCCAACGCCGCCAAGCTGCTGACCGTCGGTCCGCTGGTCATCCTGGTGGTCATGCTGCATAACGTGTGCGGGTACGCCCTGGGGTACCTGGCCGCGCGCGCCCTTGGGCTGACGAAGGATCAGCGCCGCACCCTGTCCATCGAGGTGGGCATGCAGAATTCCGGTTTGGCCACCTCTCTTGCCACCGTCCATTTCGCGACGATGCCGCTTGCCGCGGTGCCCGGCGCGGTGTTCAGCGTGTGGCACAACATCTCTGGCGCCGTGTACGCCAACATCCTGGCGCGTTCGGCTTCGGAAGCGTCCAAGGAGGCGTAA
- a CDS encoding PLP-dependent aminotransferase family protein: MTSAHLKFERATEKVSACVSGMRPSAVRNLFAAANRSDIISLAGGMPDVSLLPQSAVRKATKAAWSDEMSVALQYGGTDGRIETRRVFSDLMRDEGIRCKPENIIITSGAQQALDLIGKTFLDPGDIVITEGPTYLGALQAFSAYEPDIRCIPFDEAGMRIDLLEAELERIGKDNPRLKFLYTIPNFQNPGGVTMVPERRKRLIELSKEYNFIVVEDDPYGRLRYDGGHVLPLKALSDDVVYLGTISKVFAPGLRCGWVAAPSGVLSKINLAKQGTDLCGSSFDQVVVEHYFRDTPWQKTLQKFVKTYRTRRDAMLKALDEYFPPEATWTRPEGGFFVWVTLPTYVDTSSMLAEALASGVIYTPGDGFFPDGKRGRNSMRIAFCYESPENIDEAIKRLAAVIEEKLELYRAFIEAGALKEE, from the coding sequence ATGACAAGCGCTCATCTGAAGTTCGAACGCGCGACCGAGAAGGTCTCGGCCTGCGTATCCGGGATGCGGCCCTCGGCGGTGCGCAACCTGTTCGCGGCCGCCAATCGTTCGGACATCATCTCCCTGGCCGGCGGCATGCCCGACGTTTCGCTGCTTCCCCAGTCGGCGGTGCGCAAGGCCACCAAGGCGGCCTGGTCGGACGAGATGTCGGTGGCGCTGCAGTACGGGGGCACGGACGGCCGCATCGAAACGCGCCGGGTGTTCTCGGACCTGATGCGCGACGAGGGGATCCGCTGCAAACCCGAGAACATCATCATCACCTCGGGGGCCCAGCAGGCGCTCGACCTCATCGGGAAGACGTTTCTGGACCCCGGCGACATAGTCATCACCGAAGGGCCCACGTACCTGGGGGCCCTCCAGGCGTTCTCCGCGTACGAGCCCGACATCCGCTGCATCCCTTTCGACGAGGCCGGCATGCGCATCGACCTGCTGGAAGCCGAGCTCGAGCGCATTGGGAAGGACAACCCGCGCCTGAAGTTCCTCTACACCATCCCGAACTTCCAGAACCCCGGCGGCGTCACCATGGTTCCCGAGCGCCGCAAGCGCCTGATCGAGCTGTCGAAGGAGTACAACTTCATCGTGGTCGAGGACGATCCGTACGGGCGCCTGCGCTACGACGGCGGCCATGTGCTGCCCCTCAAGGCGCTCAGCGACGACGTGGTGTATCTGGGGACGATCTCGAAGGTGTTCGCGCCGGGGCTGCGCTGCGGGTGGGTTGCCGCCCCGTCCGGCGTGCTGTCCAAGATCAACCTGGCCAAACAGGGCACCGACCTGTGCGGCAGCTCGTTCGACCAGGTGGTGGTCGAGCACTATTTCCGCGATACGCCGTGGCAGAAGACGCTGCAGAAGTTCGTGAAAACCTACCGCACGCGCCGCGACGCCATGCTGAAGGCGCTTGACGAGTACTTCCCGCCCGAGGCGACCTGGACGCGCCCCGAAGGAGGGTTCTTCGTGTGGGTGACGCTTCCGACGTACGTGGATACGTCGTCCATGCTGGCCGAGGCTTTGGCATCGGGGGTCATCTACACGCCGGGCGACGGCTTTTTCCCCGATGGGAAGCGCGGGCGCAACAGCATGCGCATCGCGTTTTGCTACGAGAGCCCGGAAAACATCGACGAGGCGATCAAGCGGCTCGCCGCCGTCATCGAAGAGAAGCTCGAACTGTACCGCGCCTTCATCGAGGCCGGCGCGCTGAAGGAGGAGTAA
- the serS gene encoding serine--tRNA ligase, with translation MLDLRFVRENQEAVAEAMKNRNASWDSSRFAELDERRRAAIVAEEALQAERNALSKEIGKLMGQGKTAEAEEAKERVRAINEELADASSAREEVDAQMTQILLSTPNMPSSETPVGADENDNPEVRRWGTPREFDFEPKAHWDLGADLNIIDSERAAKLARSRFVLLGGLGARLERSIINFMADTHSSRGYKEWWCPALANEQTMMGTGQLPKFEEDMFRTREGLYLIPTAEVQLTNIHAGETLEASDLPLRYCAFTPCFREEAGSAGRDTRGLIRVHQFDKVEMVKYAKPEESYAELEAMTADAENILQLLGLPYRVITLCTGDIGFSAAKTYDVEVYLPSYNGYKEISSCSNCEDFQARRMNIRYRDPENFKGSRLVHTLNGSGLAVGRTMAAILENYQQADGSVKVPDVLVPYMGTEVIEPV, from the coding sequence ATGCTAGACCTACGCTTTGTTCGCGAGAACCAGGAAGCAGTTGCCGAGGCGATGAAGAACCGGAACGCTTCATGGGACTCTTCGCGGTTCGCCGAACTCGACGAACGTCGCCGCGCCGCCATCGTGGCCGAAGAGGCCCTGCAAGCCGAGCGCAACGCGCTTTCCAAAGAGATCGGCAAGCTCATGGGCCAGGGCAAGACCGCCGAGGCCGAAGAGGCCAAGGAGCGCGTCCGCGCCATCAACGAAGAGCTCGCCGACGCTTCGTCGGCGCGCGAAGAGGTTGACGCGCAGATGACGCAGATCCTTCTTTCGACCCCTAACATGCCCAGCTCCGAGACGCCCGTGGGCGCCGACGAGAACGACAATCCCGAGGTTCGCCGCTGGGGCACGCCGCGCGAGTTCGACTTCGAGCCCAAGGCCCACTGGGACCTGGGCGCCGATCTGAACATCATCGACTCGGAGCGCGCCGCCAAGCTCGCCCGCAGCCGGTTTGTGCTCCTGGGCGGCCTGGGGGCGCGCTTGGAGCGCTCCATCATCAACTTCATGGCCGACACGCACTCTTCGCGCGGCTACAAGGAGTGGTGGTGCCCCGCTTTGGCCAACGAGCAGACCATGATGGGCACCGGGCAGCTCCCGAAGTTCGAAGAGGACATGTTCCGCACGCGCGAGGGCCTCTACCTCATTCCGACGGCCGAGGTTCAGCTGACCAACATCCATGCAGGCGAAACGCTTGAGGCGTCCGATCTGCCGCTGCGTTACTGCGCGTTCACCCCGTGCTTCCGCGAGGAGGCCGGCAGCGCGGGCCGCGACACGCGCGGCCTCATCCGCGTGCACCAGTTCGACAAGGTCGAGATGGTGAAGTACGCGAAACCCGAGGAAAGCTACGCCGAGCTGGAGGCCATGACGGCCGACGCCGAGAACATCCTGCAGCTTTTGGGCCTGCCCTACCGCGTTATCACGCTGTGCACGGGCGATATCGGTTTTTCCGCCGCAAAAACCTACGACGTCGAGGTGTACCTGCCGTCCTACAACGGCTACAAGGAGATCTCGTCGTGTTCGAACTGCGAGGACTTCCAGGCCCGCCGCATGAACATCCGCTATCGCGACCCCGAGAACTTCAAGGGCTCGCGTTTGGTTCATACGCTGAACGGCTCGGGCCTCGCCGTGGGACGCACGATGGCCGCGATCCTCGAGAACTACCAGCAGGCCGACGGATCGGTGAAGGTTCCCGACGTTTTGGTTCCCTATATGGGCACCGAGGTCATCGAGCCCGTCTAG
- a CDS encoding protein kinase domain-containing protein — MADDALILDRYRPLGQVGAGGFGSVQVAWDPRIQRKVAIKIIPLTEVDARRAQQPDEQSPTHDRWHGVLPWEAIDDVEPRITEFVSPFRARGADPASADGASRIVALSGEGIGRASADTQLTTRFASAVEPATMRMPAVSDEGEGSDASGSFGQDEPGGSSALANIPGIDEARTAARLDDQHIVKVYDVEVVGLDAYLIMEYVEGITLSRLLDEYGDLLTIDMVTAVFDAVSAALSVAHKRGVLHLDIKPDNILINADGQVKVTDFGLATLADASGKGTTGGGTIGYMPLEQMRREHLDARTDEWSLASVTYEMIAADNPFFAPTLAEAEAAIEEAELVLPSLCWDDVDDQIDDVLFYALDPDPSARYDTVSDFAEEMDRFLGDAGRGKRQLSLVVHDALGRPLPGAGEGALDEALDEYGEADGFDGYDEPDGYGWTDGFEEEAPSSGLDRTERQPAAHFARPPMELRKERLPMRARIDDRVISIAGRATAAAGSGAAAYVAAANMPFTSGVSVQGVAVSLIAAVLVAALAAFRPQIGSVVALAGVSVALICGATPLMGVVLLAASLVWWRFEGSRSVAASNAAVFAPIFGGVGLGQLAPLTAGAALRPASAAATALLSVVWAFCLACLGTGSLSGWDAVSFWSFAAIDAAPRALVLGASPALWCEAASWVCAAFLQALVASRGSRALDVVGAVLGGAVLALGLAAAAWFASGGTGFAPSVNALVPLAFSTALTALFLAFVRPNRPAGS, encoded by the coding sequence GTGGCCGACGACGCGCTCATATTGGACCGGTACCGACCGCTCGGGCAGGTCGGCGCGGGCGGTTTCGGCTCGGTCCAGGTTGCCTGGGACCCGCGCATCCAGCGCAAAGTCGCCATCAAGATCATCCCCCTCACCGAGGTTGACGCGCGGCGCGCGCAGCAGCCCGACGAGCAGTCGCCGACGCACGATCGCTGGCACGGCGTGCTTCCCTGGGAGGCCATCGACGACGTCGAGCCTCGGATCACCGAGTTCGTGTCGCCGTTCCGCGCTCGAGGCGCCGACCCCGCGTCGGCAGACGGCGCTTCGCGCATCGTTGCGCTTTCCGGTGAGGGCATCGGTCGCGCGTCGGCGGACACCCAGCTCACCACCCGGTTCGCAAGTGCGGTGGAACCGGCCACCATGCGCATGCCCGCCGTTTCCGACGAAGGGGAGGGTTCCGATGCTTCCGGCTCGTTCGGGCAAGACGAGCCCGGCGGGTCCTCGGCTTTGGCCAACATCCCCGGCATCGACGAGGCCCGCACCGCGGCCCGCCTCGACGACCAGCATATCGTCAAGGTTTACGACGTCGAAGTAGTGGGGCTCGATGCGTATCTCATCATGGAGTACGTCGAGGGCATCACGTTGTCGCGCCTGCTTGACGAGTACGGCGACCTGCTGACCATCGACATGGTCACGGCGGTGTTCGACGCCGTGTCCGCAGCGCTTTCCGTCGCCCACAAGCGGGGGGTCCTGCATCTGGACATCAAGCCCGACAACATCCTCATCAATGCGGACGGCCAGGTGAAGGTGACGGATTTCGGTCTCGCGACGCTTGCGGACGCGTCGGGCAAGGGCACGACGGGCGGCGGGACCATCGGCTACATGCCGCTCGAACAGATGCGGCGCGAGCATCTGGACGCGCGGACCGACGAATGGTCGCTGGCTTCGGTGACTTACGAGATGATAGCGGCCGACAACCCCTTCTTCGCCCCGACGCTGGCCGAAGCCGAGGCGGCTATCGAGGAAGCGGAGCTGGTCCTTCCTTCGCTGTGTTGGGACGATGTCGACGATCAGATCGACGACGTGCTGTTCTACGCGCTCGACCCCGATCCTTCGGCGCGCTACGACACCGTTTCGGATTTCGCGGAGGAGATGGATCGTTTCCTGGGAGACGCCGGCCGCGGGAAACGCCAACTGTCGCTGGTGGTTCACGACGCGCTGGGGCGCCCCCTTCCCGGAGCGGGGGAAGGGGCGCTTGACGAGGCTTTGGACGAGTACGGGGAAGCGGACGGGTTCGACGGCTACGATGAGCCTGATGGCTACGGATGGACGGACGGTTTCGAGGAGGAAGCGCCTTCTTCGGGGCTCGATCGGACCGAACGGCAGCCCGCCGCGCACTTCGCCCGGCCTCCGATGGAGCTGCGAAAGGAAAGGCTTCCCATGAGGGCTCGAATAGACGACAGGGTGATCTCGATCGCAGGGCGCGCGACGGCGGCGGCAGGTTCGGGCGCAGCTGCCTACGTTGCCGCAGCGAACATGCCCTTCACCTCGGGTGTAAGCGTCCAGGGCGTCGCCGTTTCGCTGATAGCGGCGGTGTTGGTCGCGGCTTTGGCGGCATTTCGCCCCCAGATCGGGTCCGTGGTGGCGCTTGCGGGCGTGTCGGTTGCGCTGATCTGCGGCGCGACGCCGCTCATGGGAGTCGTGCTTTTGGCGGCTAGCCTGGTGTGGTGGCGCTTCGAGGGCTCGCGAAGCGTCGCGGCATCGAACGCGGCCGTGTTCGCCCCGATATTCGGCGGGGTCGGCCTGGGGCAGCTTGCGCCTCTGACGGCGGGTGCGGCCCTCAGGCCCGCGTCCGCTGCGGCCACGGCCCTTCTCTCGGTCGTCTGGGCGTTTTGCCTGGCCTGCCTGGGAACGGGCTCGCTTTCGGGTTGGGACGCCGTGTCGTTTTGGAGCTTCGCCGCCATCGACGCCGCTCCTCGGGCGCTCGTCTTAGGTGCGAGCCCCGCTCTGTGGTGTGAGGCGGCGAGCTGGGTTTGTGCCGCTTTCCTCCAGGCGCTCGTCGCGTCGCGCGGATCGCGCGCCCTCGATGTGGTGGGCGCGGTCCTCGGCGGCGCGGTCCTCGCGCTCGGGCTTGCGGCTGCGGCGTGGTTCGCCTCGGGGGGAACCGGCTTCGCGCCTTCGGTGAACGCTTTGGTTCCCCTGGCGTTCTCGACTGCGCTGACGGCCCTGTTCCTGGCCTTCGTGCGCCCGAATCGCCCGGCGGGATCGTAA
- a CDS encoding bifunctional hydroxymethylpyrimidine kinase/phosphomethylpyrimidine kinase, which translates to MTVAKTPETPTLYQRESDYIPRIAAVHDLCGYGKCSLGVAIPVLSAAGCDVCPVPTGLFSSHTAFPGWYMHDTTGIMADYTNAWKGIDVEIDAVYSGFLGAAQQVERIRDLYATYPKALRVVDPVMADHGKVYPTYTPELCQAMADLASEADILTPNLTEAAIILGEEWKGTDIADAEAERIIDALIGKGAKNVVLKGVQREGEPVIRNFVGGVDCDLFEVRNEFVPYMLHGTGDLYCSVLLAGIMAGRDLYEAATFAGELTRDAIIVSTKQPHFQERGVSFELLMGKIATLLQR; encoded by the coding sequence ATGACCGTTGCGAAAACGCCCGAAACCCCCACCCTCTACCAGCGCGAGAGCGACTACATCCCCCGCATCGCCGCCGTCCACGACCTATGCGGATACGGGAAGTGCTCCCTCGGCGTGGCCATTCCCGTGCTGTCTGCCGCCGGATGCGACGTCTGCCCCGTTCCCACGGGCCTGTTCTCGTCCCACACCGCTTTTCCCGGCTGGTATATGCACGACACCACCGGCATCATGGCCGACTACACGAACGCCTGGAAGGGCATCGACGTCGAGATAGACGCCGTGTACTCGGGATTCCTGGGTGCGGCCCAGCAAGTTGAGCGCATCCGCGACCTGTACGCCACCTACCCGAAGGCTCTGCGCGTGGTCGATCCCGTCATGGCCGATCACGGCAAGGTCTATCCCACCTACACGCCCGAGCTCTGCCAGGCCATGGCCGACCTTGCATCCGAGGCCGACATCCTCACGCCCAACCTCACCGAGGCCGCCATCATCCTGGGCGAAGAATGGAAGGGGACCGACATCGCCGACGCCGAAGCCGAGCGCATCATCGACGCACTGATCGGCAAGGGCGCCAAAAACGTCGTGCTGAAGGGCGTGCAGCGCGAGGGCGAGCCGGTGATCCGCAACTTCGTCGGCGGTGTAGACTGCGATCTGTTCGAGGTCAGAAACGAGTTCGTCCCCTACATGCTGCACGGGACGGGCGACCTGTACTGCTCGGTGCTGCTGGCGGGCATCATGGCCGGCCGCGACCTGTACGAAGCCGCCACCTTCGCCGGCGAACTCACGCGCGACGCGATCATCGTATCCACCAAACAGCCCCACTTCCAGGAGCGCGGTGTGAGCTTCGAGCTGCTCATGGGCAAGATCGCAACCCTGCTCCAGCGCTAG
- a CDS encoding DUF6724 family protein, whose product MDFAELYHFLFETYVGIGVLVLSGLILSLIAAVVMEFKTRKTFVDRGPRTDEDEWSFFDEEEDEKKSS is encoded by the coding sequence ATGGATTTCGCCGAACTGTACCATTTCCTGTTCGAGACCTACGTCGGCATCGGCGTGCTGGTGCTGTCCGGCCTCATCCTCAGCCTCATCGCCGCCGTGGTCATGGAATTCAAGACGCGCAAGACGTTCGTCGACCGAGGCCCCCGCACCGACGAGGACGAATGGTCTTTCTTCGACGAGGAAGAGGACGAGAAGAAGTCCTCCTAA
- a CDS encoding methyltransferase domain-containing protein, whose protein sequence is MDTRARYSKATLGTYYGAIPHRNTASAACRMPFPKDGYSGKRVLDVNCRKGKGALAILDRVAPGGFVMGVDPDEGLIEAARAYARRSLEGAVEPDGGIAFACAVPENLAEAGIEDASFDVVFANCSLNLSYDFDAVLREFARVLGAGGTFVFDAVVATGERDYAVWAPARVVGNEVQASYSRAGLTEALHRAGFSDVEYADEGPIDHRVGSGAPSQSAAPGVPQIDSDEDVSFIRTVVTARRR, encoded by the coding sequence ATGGACACCAGGGCACGCTACTCGAAGGCAACCCTCGGAACCTACTACGGGGCCATCCCCCACAGAAACACGGCGTCTGCCGCCTGCCGCATGCCGTTTCCGAAAGACGGTTATTCCGGCAAGCGCGTGCTCGATGTGAACTGCCGCAAGGGGAAAGGCGCCCTCGCGATCCTCGACAGGGTCGCCCCTGGCGGGTTCGTCATGGGCGTCGATCCCGACGAAGGGCTTATCGAAGCGGCGCGCGCGTACGCGCGCAGATCGCTGGAAGGGGCCGTCGAGCCGGATGGCGGCATCGCGTTCGCCTGCGCCGTCCCCGAGAACCTGGCTGAAGCGGGCATCGAAGACGCGTCGTTCGACGTCGTGTTCGCCAACTGCAGCCTGAACCTCTCCTACGACTTCGATGCGGTCCTGCGCGAGTTCGCGCGGGTGCTGGGCGCCGGCGGCACCTTCGTGTTCGATGCGGTTGTGGCGACGGGGGAGCGCGATTATGCCGTGTGGGCGCCCGCTCGCGTGGTGGGAAACGAGGTGCAGGCGTCGTACAGCCGCGCCGGCCTGACCGAGGCGCTGCATCGCGCCGGGTTCTCAGACGTCGAATACGCCGACGAGGGTCCCATCGACCACCGCGTTGGAAGCGGGGCACCCTCGCAGTCCGCCGCGCCCGGGGTTCCCCAGATCGATTCCGACGAGGACGTTTCGTTCATCCGCACGGTGGTGACCGCGCGCAGGCGGTAA